A window from Choristoneura fumiferana chromosome 22, NRCan_CFum_1, whole genome shotgun sequence encodes these proteins:
- the LOC141440171 gene encoding uncharacterized protein yields the protein MIVRTVGWILRFAYNCKNKNKRRGELTCEEFQSAEKKLLKMVQAEMMADDIKKSKNLQIFKDEEGLLRIRTKLILSDEPADFVCPIFLPGKHLIIKRLVTSKHHMLHHAGPGILMTVLRETYWITGVRRLVSSTVSKCVTCKRQSVKHADTPLPPLPLDRIKPAAAFEVTGIDLAGPLFLRSGGKVWIILFTCAVYRAVHLELTKSLSTEAFLMALRRFIARRGRVNTIYTDNGTNFHGADNLLKALNWEEIAAYSSVRSIKWKFNPPAAPWWGGWWERLIRCLKELLRRNLGQKTVTYEELSTILCDCEALMNSRPLTYIADNTENLKPLTPACFVQGLPASETPDLDQLDHDSLNRRLRYLHKLRGDLRERFRNEYLGMLIQKGKERDSNIKVGDVVLVETEAKRIKWPLGVILEVYTGKDGNARVARVRTADGEYTRAYQRLYPLEVQPDEVL from the coding sequence ATGATAGTGAGAACAGTTGGCTGGATATTAAGATTTGCGTACAActgcaagaataaaaataaacgaagaGGTGAACTGACCTGTGAGGAGTTTCAGAGCGCCGAGAAGAAACTTTTAAAGATGGTTCAAGCCGAAATGATGGCAGATGATATCAAAAAGTCGAAAAATCTGCAAATATTTAAAGATGAGGAAGGCTTATTAAGAATTCGCACAAAGCTTATACTTAGTGATGAGCCCGCAGACTTTGTATGTCCGATATTTCTGCCTGGGAAGCATCTTATAATCAAAAGGCTAGTAACCTCGAAACACCACATGTTGCATCACGCCGGCCCGGGTATTCTAATGACAGTACTCAGGGAGACTTATTGGATCACTGGTGTTAGACGACTTGTTAGTTCAACAGTGTCAAAATGCGTAACCTGCAAGCGACAATCGGTGAAACATGCCGACACACCGTTACCTCCTTTGCCTCTGGACAGAATAAAACCTGCTGCTGCCTTTGAAGTGACTGGTATTGATCTAGCTGGTCCTCTCTTTCTGCGGTCGGGAGGGAAGGTgtggataattttatttacgtgtGCTGTATACCGCGCCGTACACCTGGAACTAACAAAATCGCTGTCAACTGAAGCTTTTCTCATGGCGTTACGACGGTTTATCGCAAGACGTGGAAGAGTCAACACAATTTACACGGATAATGGCACTAATTTCCACGGAGCTGATAATCTGTTAAAAGCATTGAATTGGGAAGAGATAGCAGCTTACTCCAGTGTGCGAAGCATCAAGTGGAAGTTCAATCCACCGGCTGCGCCATGGTGGGGAGGTTGGTGGGAGCGATTGATTCGTTGTCTTAAGGAACTTCTCCGACGCAACTTGGGACAGAAAACAGTAACTTATGAGGAACTGTCAACCATACTTTGTGATTGTGAGGCCTTGATGAATTCACGGCCCCTAACCTACATCGCGGATAACACAGAAAACTTGAAGCCTCTGACGCCAGCCTGCTTCGTGCAAGGGCTTCCTGCCAGCGAGACTCCAGATTTAGACCAGCTCGACCATGACTCTTTGAATAGGCGATTAAGGTATTTGCATAAGCTAAGAGGAGATCTAAGAGAGCGGTTTAGGAACGAGTACTTGGGGATGCTCATACAGAAGGGTAAGGAGAGGGACTCTAATATAAAGGTAGGCGATGTCGTATTGGTAGAGACTGAAGCGAAGCGTATAAAGTGGCCTTTAGGAGTCATCTTAGAAGTATATACTGGAAAAGATGGAAATGCTAGAGTAGCTAGAGTACGCACAGCCGACGGCGAGTACACCCGGGCATATCAACGTCTATACCCGCTGGAAGTGCAACCTGACGAGGTCCTGTGA